A single window of Zea mays cultivar B73 chromosome 10, Zm-B73-REFERENCE-NAM-5.0, whole genome shotgun sequence DNA harbors:
- the LOC100279463 gene encoding uncharacterized protein LOC100279463, producing the protein MCDTRHAISLLCDRAMTTNKELRDGAKIGGRKDGQDGAQIDATETKTGRRDAHHFSGRDGGLGQNRPWPGGMHSHHGRPSEQKTAAPEEQGEQGDPGWGKMEAGPTLQGQTRRTEGQAELGQTTMGGQGRAPGECRELRRLDAQGKEPGSLDQEVALVINGGDPVRGRLGRGS; encoded by the coding sequence ATGTGCGACACACGTCACGCAATCAGCCTGTTGTGCGACCGAGCGATGACGACGAACAAAGAGCTTCGCGACGGCGCCAAGATTGGAGGCAGAAAAGACGGCCAGGACGGAGCACAGATCGACGCCACAGAAACGAAAACCGGGCGCAGGGACGCGCACCATTTCTCTGGGCGCGACGGTGGCCTGGGCCAAAACCGTCCATGGCCAGGAGGCATGCACAGCCACCATGGCCGGCCAAGCGAGCAGAAAACCGCGGCGCCGGAGGAGCAAGGCGAGCAGGGAGATCCGGGCTGGGGAAAAATGGAGGCTGGGCCGACTCTGCAGGGGCAAACACGCCGAACAGAGGGCCAAGCCGAGCTGGGGCAGACAACCATGGGAGGTCAGGGGCGAGCGCCAGGTGAGTGCAGGGAGCTTCGACGCCTGGACGCACAGGGAAAAGAACCAGGGAGCTTGGACCAGGAAGTGGCGCTGGTCATAAATGGAGGGGATCCAGTGAGGGGGCGCCTGGGCAGAGGGAGTTAA
- the LOC100383321 gene encoding deoxymugineic acid synthase 1-D isoform X1, producing MASPPRNVGTRTTSNPEIPEFLVGPAGRPVPAVGLGTASFPFVEENVRTAVLAALELGYRHLDTASLYRSERAVGDAVAEAARRGIVASREEVFVTTKMWCSQCHPDLVLPSLKESLQNLQMDYVDLYLVHWPIAAKPGKPQFPFKREDIMPMDLIGVWRAMEECHRLGLARMIGVSNFTTKKLQELLAIAKIPPSVNQVEMNPIWQQKRLAEFCKDKGIHLTAYSPLAGQSTSKVNPVMQSEVLQEVAKARGKSVAQISLRWIYEQGASVVVKSFGRDRLKENVEIFDWELTNEDRRKISQIPQHKRVTVLGILSPDGVSSVDLAELDIVEM from the exons ATGGCATCACCACCAAGGAATGTCGGTACCAGGACTACCAGCAACCCGGAGATCCCAGAGTTCCTGGTGGGCCCGGCTGGCCGGCCGGTGCCGGCCGTGGGGCTCGGCACGGCATCGTTCCCGTTCGTGGAGGAAAACGTCAGGACCGCCGTCCTCGCGGCACTGGAGCTCGGATACCGCCACCTCGATACCGCTTCGCTCTACCGCTCCGAACGTGCCGTCGGCGACGCCGTGGCCGAGGCAGCGCGGCGCGGGATCGTGGCGTCCAGGGAGGAGGTGTTCGTGACGACCAAGATGTGGTGCTCGCAGTGCCACCCGGATCTCGTGCTACCTTCCCTCAAGGAGAGCTTGCA GAACCTTCAAATGGATTATGTTGATTTGTACCTGGTTCATTGGCCGATAGCTGCAAAGCCCGGCAAGCCACAGTTCCCGTTTAAAAGGGAGGACATCATGCCCATGGACCTAATAGGTGTATGGCGGGCAATGGAGGAATGCCACCGGCTTGGCCTTGCTAGGATGATTGGTGTCAGCaatttcacaacaaagaagctccAAGAGCTACTGGCCATTGCTAAAATCCCCCCGTCAGTAAATCAG GTTGAAATGAATCCAATTTGGCAGCAGAAAAGGTTAGCTGAGTTCTGCAAAGACAAAGGTATTCATTTGACTGCCTATTCTCCGCTAGCAGGCCAAAGCACGTCTAAGGTCAATCCAGTAATGCAGTCTGAGGTTCTGCAAGAGGTTGCAAAGGCTAGAGGAAAGTCAGTGGCTCAG ATTTCGCTGAGGTGGATCTACGAGCAAGGCGCTAGCGTGGTTGTCAAGAGTTTCGGAAGGGATAGGCTCAAGGAGAACGTGGAAATCTTCGATTGGGAACTGACCAATGAAGACAGGCGTAAGATTAGTCAGATACCTCAGCACAAGAGGGTCACAGTGTTGGGGATCCTCAGCCCAGACGGCGTCTCCAGCGTGGATCTTGCTGAGCTTGATATTGTTGAAATGTAG